In Trifolium pratense cultivar HEN17-A07 linkage group LG7, ARS_RC_1.1, whole genome shotgun sequence, a genomic segment contains:
- the LOC123893984 gene encoding interactor of constitutive active ROPs 3-like, protein MKNQLEDRKESVQAQPLVNETLRQLEAAKRAVELLRANAAKSVHVSKHESSLGHDGNLEMESKRLEKSDSTNNIEIEVWSLRSEVELLRSAIEIAETKFQEEQIQNTVKIRSAYEFIEQIKLELSQRESELERKKAEVKKLKEKLMDKENELQGVLDENERLNFTLQKITSLSSKKEQELQKELNMLAECVAALKGEMMDKETTLQSISEENEILKMEINKRFTFTHVGVAREDVAVEIGAAKAAERDAFAKLKIMMEEAERSNRKAMMVAEMLEAAQAANTEKETELKRIKVQCDQWRKAAEAAAAIFSTRDEGQIAERSMSMDNYNNNVMKTKYLSFCDDIDDDWSDLQRKKNGNVLKKIGVLWKKPQKTVIDS, encoded by the coding sequence ATGAAAAATCAGCTTGAAGATCGCAAAGAGTCGGTTCAAGCTCAACCTTTAGTGAATGAGACTTTGCGACAACTCGAGGCAGCAAAAAGAGCTGTAGAGTTGTTAAGAGCCAATGCTGCAAAATCTGTGCATGTAAGCAAGCACGAGTCAAGCCTTGGACATGACGGAAATTTGGAAATGGAATCTAAAAGATTGGAAAAGAGCGATAGTACTAATAACATTGAAATCGAGGTTTGGTCTTTGAGGTCTGAGGTTGAACTACTGAGGTCTGCTATTGAGATTGCCGAGACTAAATTCCAGGAAGAACAGATTCAGAACACGGTGAAGATTAGGAGCGCCTACGAGTTTATCGAACAGATAAAGTTAGAATTGAGTCAAAGAGAATCTGAATTGGAAAGAAAGAAAGCTGAAGTTAAGAAATTGAAGGAGAAATTGATGGATAAGGAAAATGAGTTGCAAGGTGTTTTGGATGAGAATGAGAGATTGAATTTTACGCTTCAAAAGATCACGTCGTTGTCATCAAAAAAAGAACAAGAACTTCAGAAGGAACTTAACATGTTAGCAGAATGTGTCGCGGCATTGAAGGGTGAAATGATGGATAAGGAAACAACATTGCAAAGCATATCAGAAGAAAACGAAATACTAAAGATGGAAATCAACAAGAGGTTCACATTCACACATGTTGGCGTAGCGAGGGAGGATGTTGCGGTCGAAATAGGCGCAGCTAAGGCTGCAGAACGCGATGCTTTTGCAAAACTTAAGATAATGATGGAGGAGGCAGAAAGGAGTAATCGTAAGGCGATGATGGTAGCTGAGATGCTTGAAGCAGCACAAGCTGCCAATACTGAAAAAGAAACTGAATTGAAGAGAATCAAAGTGCAATGTGATCAGTGGAGGAAGGCAGCAGAGGCAGCTGCTGCTATATTTTCGACCAGGGACGAAGGACAGATCGCTGAGAGATCGATGTCAATGGACAACTACAATAACAATGTGATGAAGACTAAGTACTTGAGTTTTTGTGATGATATAGATGATGATTGGAGTGATttgcaaagaaagaaaaatgggaATGTGTTGAAGAAGATTGGTGTCTTATGGAAGAAGCCTCAGAAAACAGTGATTGATTCATGA